In Aestuariibaculum lutulentum, one DNA window encodes the following:
- a CDS encoding cation transporter, whose protein sequence is MNKTTFEITKMDCPSEENLIRMKLEGFTNINHLDFDIPNRKLFVYHTETSDTIETALAELNLGSQKTLTEISEQTQFEEYSNQKQLLWTVLAINFAFFIIEILTGWISKSMGLVADSLDMLADSFVYGISLFAVGGTVVKKKRIAKIAGYFQITLAIIGFIEVIRRFLNAEQLPNFSTMIIVSVFALIANGICLYILQKSKSKEEAHMKASMIFTSNDVIINLGVIIAGLLVLWLQSNKPDLIIGTIVFILVVQGALRILKLSK, encoded by the coding sequence ATGAACAAAACCACTTTTGAAATTACTAAAATGGATTGCCCTTCGGAAGAAAATCTGATTCGTATGAAATTAGAAGGATTCACAAACATTAACCATTTAGATTTCGATATTCCCAACCGAAAATTATTTGTTTATCATACCGAAACTTCAGATACCATTGAAACAGCCTTAGCAGAGCTTAACTTAGGAAGTCAAAAAACTTTAACCGAAATTAGTGAGCAAACCCAATTTGAAGAATACAGCAACCAAAAACAACTGCTCTGGACGGTTCTTGCTATTAATTTTGCTTTTTTTATTATTGAAATACTTACCGGATGGATTTCAAAATCTATGGGATTAGTAGCCGATAGTTTAGATATGCTTGCCGATAGTTTTGTATATGGTATTAGTCTTTTTGCTGTGGGCGGCACAGTCGTCAAAAAAAAACGCATAGCCAAAATTGCTGGATATTTTCAAATTACATTAGCAATTATTGGATTTATTGAAGTAATCAGACGTTTTTTAAATGCCGAACAACTTCCTAATTTTTCAACCATGATTATCGTTTCAGTTTTTGCTCTTATCGCTAATGGTATTTGTCTTTACATTTTACAAAAATCTAAAAGTAAAGAAGAAGCACATATGAAAGCGAGCATGATATTCACTTCAAACGATGTTATTATCAATCTTGGTGTAATCATCGCCGGACTCTTAGTGCTTTGGTTGCAATCTAATAAACCTGATTTAATCATAGGAACAATAGTTTTTATTCTCGTTGTTCAAGGGGCTTTAAGAATTTTAAAACTCAGTAAATAA
- a CDS encoding DsrE family protein, protein MKTPIKHITMWCFVLFSAITLQAQNENAETLNYLILSKNIQQLKPALITANALAKEDGKTYGNLYVVFCGKTVQDIADNSEFNALLKDINSNQVKIFICGLSLNKFNVNPADLPKNIQVVENGILYAFQLKKQGFISLTI, encoded by the coding sequence ATGAAAACCCCAATAAAACATATTACAATGTGGTGTTTCGTTCTATTTTCTGCCATAACATTACAGGCACAAAACGAAAACGCCGAGACATTAAATTACTTAATCCTTTCAAAAAATATTCAGCAACTTAAACCTGCATTAATCACAGCTAATGCCTTAGCCAAAGAAGACGGCAAAACCTATGGTAATTTATATGTTGTGTTCTGCGGAAAAACAGTTCAGGATATTGCTGATAATTCTGAATTTAACGCGCTTTTAAAAGACATTAATTCAAATCAAGTAAAAATATTTATCTGCGGACTCTCATTAAACAAATTCAATGTAAATCCCGCCGATTTACCAAAGAATATTCAAGTTGTAGAAAACGGTATACTATACGCATTTCAGCTTAAAAAACAAGGATTTATAAGTCTAACCATATAA
- a CDS encoding thioredoxin family protein, with amino-acid sequence MVKELEQDNLTELVSSNDTVVVQFSATWCGNCRIMKPKFKKLATENENVTFVMADAEKFPESRKLATVDNLPTFATFKAGAFVNQVQTNKFEVLKDLVNEVTSN; translated from the coding sequence ATGGTTAAAGAATTAGAACAAGATAATTTAACAGAACTTGTATCATCAAACGATACTGTAGTTGTACAGTTTTCTGCAACATGGTGTGGTAATTGCCGCATTATGAAGCCTAAATTTAAAAAATTAGCAACAGAAAACGAAAACGTTACGTTTGTAATGGCCGACGCTGAAAAGTTCCCGGAATCAAGAAAATTAGCAACTGTAGATAACTTACCTACATTCGCAACTTTTAAAGCCGGAGCTTTTGTAAATCAAGTACAAACAAACAAATTCGAAGTTTTAAAAGATTTAGTAAATGAAGTTACCAGTAATTAA
- a CDS encoding DUF6952 family protein produces the protein MKLPVIKHLTQFIEENDEDFVIETIETLEALTEVPSLKDEELDVIGELISNMYGAVEVNKMIKDGTPKKEALNNFMGRVLGSIDK, from the coding sequence ATGAAGTTACCAGTAATTAAGCATTTAACGCAATTTATTGAAGAGAACGATGAAGATTTCGTGATCGAAACTATCGAAACTCTTGAAGCGTTAACCGAAGTACCTTCGTTAAAAGATGAAGAATTAGACGTTATTGGAGAGCTAATCTCTAATATGTACGGTGCTGTTGAAGTTAATAAAATGATTAAAGACGGTACACCTAAAAAAGAAGCCCTTAACAATTTTATGGGTCGCGTTTTAGGTTCTATTGACAAATAA
- a CDS encoding peroxiredoxin, with protein sequence MALVGKKFPNLNVNAMNDLGDTFQVNVLEEAVNNKKKVLLFWYPKDFTFVCPTELHAFQAALGEFEKRNTIVIGASCDTPEVHFAWLSTAKDNGGIEGVTYPLLADSNRNLSSILGILDITKETYDEETGTVQVEGDNVTYRATYLIDEDGLVQHESINNMPLGRNVNEYLRLIDALTHVQEKGEVCPANWEEGKQAMQANAKGTAEYLAQLN encoded by the coding sequence ATGGCATTAGTAGGAAAAAAATTCCCAAATTTAAATGTTAACGCAATGAACGACTTAGGAGATACTTTCCAAGTAAACGTTTTAGAAGAAGCAGTTAACAACAAGAAAAAAGTACTTTTATTCTGGTACCCAAAAGATTTTACTTTTGTATGTCCTACAGAATTACATGCTTTTCAAGCAGCTTTAGGTGAGTTCGAAAAACGTAACACTATTGTTATTGGTGCGTCTTGTGATACTCCAGAAGTACACTTTGCTTGGTTAAGCACTGCTAAAGATAATGGTGGTATTGAAGGTGTAACTTACCCATTATTAGCAGATAGCAACAGAAATTTATCTAGCATTTTAGGTATTTTAGATATCACTAAAGAAACTTACGACGAAGAAACTGGTACAGTTCAAGTTGAAGGAGATAACGTAACTTACCGTGCAACTTACTTAATTGACGAAGACGGTTTAGTACAACACGAGAGCATTAACAATATGCCATTAGGAAGAAACGTTAACGAATATTTACGTTTAATCGACGCATTAACTCACGTTCAAGAAAAAGGTGAAGTTTGTCCTGCTAACTGGGAAGAAGGTAAGCAAGCTATGCAAGCTAACGCTAAAGGAACTGCTGAGTACTTAGCACAATTAAACTAA
- a CDS encoding diacylglycerol kinase yields the protein MTKKESFFTNRLKSVGYAFKGAILLLQREASIKIQFVIALSVCAAGFFFNISATEWILQLFAIGLVMSIEGINTAIEEIANFVHPEHHAKIGYIKDIAAGAVFIASVFASIIGLIIYLPKIF from the coding sequence GTGACAAAAAAAGAATCCTTCTTTACAAACCGTTTAAAAAGTGTAGGCTATGCTTTTAAAGGTGCAATTTTACTTTTACAACGAGAAGCCAGCATAAAAATTCAATTTGTAATCGCTTTAAGTGTTTGTGCAGCAGGATTCTTTTTCAATATATCTGCTACCGAATGGATTTTGCAACTTTTTGCTATTGGTTTGGTTATGAGTATTGAAGGTATTAACACCGCCATTGAAGAAATTGCAAATTTTGTTCACCCCGAGCATCATGCTAAAATAGGCTATATTAAAGATATAGCAGCAGGAGCCGTTTTTATAGCCTCTGTTTTCGCCTCTATTATTGGATTAATCATATATCTTCCGAAGATTTTTTAA
- the nhaC gene encoding Na+/H+ antiporter NhaC yields the protein MHDNKNISEFEAGNIHVIKNKELSIQEALIPVLILMSMLAYNIFFVDGQEWFGTYTNQIILLLGGAVAAIVGFFNKVSIKIMLKEIWENLKSVFTPIIILFLVGALAGTWLISGVIPAMVYYGLQVLNPTIFLPASVIICAIISIATGSSWTTSATVGIALVGIGTALGIDTGMIAGAVISGAYFGDKMSPLSDTTNLAPAMAGTDLFTHIRYMSITTVPTLIVTLVFFTVLSLNVETSGNADLSGLLLTIEQTFKITPLLFIVPVVVIALILFKTKPTIALSAGVLLAAVFSFIFQPDILNQLSDTKLSSIINAILTDTQITTENEKLNDLFASGGMQGMIWTILLIISAMVFGGIMDGIGALAKITTSLLKVFHSTFGLFASTVGSCLAINISASDQYLAIVIPGKMYANAYKEKGLAPENLSRTLEDSGTVTSVLIPWNTCGAYQSGVLGVDTLHYAGYAIFNWLSPFTTLLFAALSIKIRQLTDK from the coding sequence ATGCACGACAACAAAAATATTTCTGAATTTGAAGCCGGTAACATACATGTCATTAAAAACAAAGAATTAAGTATCCAGGAAGCTTTAATTCCTGTTCTTATTCTTATGAGTATGCTGGCTTATAACATCTTTTTTGTAGACGGTCAGGAATGGTTTGGAACATACACCAATCAAATTATTTTACTACTGGGTGGTGCCGTTGCGGCTATTGTAGGGTTTTTTAATAAGGTTAGCATCAAAATTATGCTAAAAGAAATCTGGGAAAACCTAAAAAGTGTTTTTACGCCTATCATCATTTTATTTTTAGTTGGTGCCTTAGCAGGAACCTGGTTAATCAGTGGTGTAATTCCTGCCATGGTTTACTATGGTTTGCAGGTATTAAATCCTACTATTTTCTTACCGGCATCGGTAATTATATGTGCTATTATTTCGATTGCAACAGGAAGTTCGTGGACAACCTCTGCTACCGTTGGTATCGCATTAGTTGGTATCGGTACAGCTTTAGGTATTGACACAGGCATGATAGCGGGTGCTGTAATTTCAGGTGCTTATTTTGGAGATAAAATGTCACCATTAAGTGATACGACTAACTTAGCTCCTGCCATGGCTGGAACAGATTTATTCACACATATTCGCTATATGAGTATCACTACGGTGCCGACGCTAATTGTAACCCTTGTGTTTTTTACTGTTTTAAGTTTAAATGTTGAAACCTCCGGAAATGCCGATTTGAGTGGCTTATTACTTACTATAGAACAAACATTCAAAATCACACCTTTACTTTTTATTGTACCTGTTGTGGTTATCGCATTAATCCTATTTAAGACCAAACCAACGATAGCTTTAAGTGCCGGAGTTTTATTGGCAGCGGTATTTTCATTCATCTTTCAACCCGATATTTTAAATCAGTTATCAGATACAAAACTGAGTAGTATCATAAATGCCATTTTAACCGATACACAAATTACTACCGAAAATGAAAAGCTTAACGATTTATTTGCTTCAGGCGGTATGCAAGGCATGATCTGGACCATACTTTTAATCATTTCCGCAATGGTATTTGGAGGTATTATGGATGGTATAGGCGCTTTAGCGAAAATAACCACATCACTTCTTAAAGTTTTTCATAGCACATTTGGTCTGTTTGCAAGTACCGTTGGTAGTTGTTTAGCAATAAATATTAGTGCCAGCGATCAGTATCTGGCCATTGTTATCCCAGGAAAAATGTATGCTAACGCCTATAAAGAAAAAGGCCTTGCACCTGAAAATTTAAGTCGTACGCTTGAAGATTCAGGAACTGTAACATCAGTTCTTATTCCTTGGAATACTTGTGGTGCTTACCAAAGTGGCGTTTTAGGTGTAGATACTTTACATTATGCCGGGTATGCCATTTTTAATTGGTTAAGTCCGTTTACAACTTTATTATTTGCAGCATTATCAATTAAAATAAGACAACTTACTGATAAATAA
- a CDS encoding Lrp/AsnC family transcriptional regulator gives MDKIDKNILKQLQINAKQNIKEIAAKVGLSVTPTYERMKKLEQANIIKSYVALLDRDVIGKKFVAYCQITLIRHHKELIDDFKTKTLQFSEIMECHHISGNFDFLLKIVVNDISQYQQFINEKLSLLDCVSTINSSFVMESVKETTVYEL, from the coding sequence ATGGATAAAATAGATAAAAACATACTGAAACAACTTCAAATTAATGCTAAGCAAAATATCAAGGAAATAGCTGCTAAAGTAGGGTTGAGTGTTACACCAACGTACGAACGCATGAAGAAGCTGGAGCAGGCAAACATTATTAAATCTTATGTGGCTTTATTAGACAGAGATGTTATTGGTAAAAAGTTTGTAGCCTATTGCCAAATAACTTTAATTCGACATCATAAGGAGTTGATTGATGATTTTAAAACGAAAACACTCCAGTTTTCAGAAATTATGGAATGTCATCACATTTCCGGAAATTTCGATTTTTTATTAAAGATTGTGGTAAACGATATTAGCCAGTATCAGCAATTTATAAATGAAAAATTATCGCTGTTGGATTGTGTTTCTACAATTAACAGTTCGTTTGTTATGGAAAGTGTTAAGGAGACGACGGTTTATGAATTGTAG
- a CDS encoding histidine decarboxylase: MNIHTQLEDTLENIKKASNLFLGYPISKDFDYTPLFEFLKYPINNVGDPFIKSTYKVQTHDMEREVIEFFADLFRANPEDYWGYITNGGSESNLYGLYIARELYPKAMVYYSESTHYSVKKNIHLLNIPGIVIRSQENSEIDYEDLQNTLQYNRHKPAIILSNFGTTMTEAKDDISKIKGILRKLAIQDHYIHCDGALSGTYGAFLNEKIPFDMADGADSISISGHKFIGSPIPSGVVITKRSLRDRVSKGVSYIGSLDTTITGSRNGHSVLFLWYAIKNMGVDGLKARYNHSLEIAEYCKTKLNAIGINAWSNEGAITVVMPKTSDVIKNKWQLATEGDVTHLICMPNVSKQQINAFIEDLIKEKEAQIALV, encoded by the coding sequence ATGAATATACACACCCAACTTGAAGACACCTTAGAAAATATAAAAAAAGCCAGCAACCTGTTTTTAGGCTACCCTATTTCAAAAGATTTTGATTACACGCCACTTTTTGAATTCCTTAAATACCCGATTAATAACGTGGGAGACCCTTTTATTAAGAGCACCTACAAAGTGCAAACGCACGACATGGAACGGGAGGTTATTGAATTTTTTGCTGATTTATTCAGAGCTAACCCAGAGGATTATTGGGGTTATATTACAAATGGCGGATCGGAAAGTAACCTATACGGATTATACATTGCCCGTGAATTATACCCAAAAGCGATGGTGTATTATTCAGAATCGACACACTATAGTGTGAAGAAAAATATTCATTTACTTAACATTCCTGGCATTGTTATCCGTTCTCAGGAAAATAGTGAGATTGATTATGAAGATTTGCAAAACACTTTACAGTATAATCGTCATAAACCAGCCATCATTTTATCGAATTTTGGAACTACAATGACTGAAGCTAAAGATGATATTTCAAAAATTAAAGGCATTTTACGAAAATTGGCTATTCAGGATCATTACATTCATTGCGACGGTGCCCTCTCAGGAACTTATGGAGCTTTCTTGAATGAAAAGATTCCTTTTGATATGGCCGATGGTGCAGACAGCATTTCTATAAGCGGACATAAATTCATTGGCTCACCTATTCCAAGTGGTGTGGTTATAACAAAGCGATCATTAAGAGATCGTGTTTCTAAAGGCGTCAGTTATATCGGTTCTTTAGACACGACTATTACTGGCTCAAGAAATGGGCACAGCGTTTTATTTTTATGGTACGCCATTAAAAATATGGGAGTCGACGGATTGAAAGCACGCTACAACCACAGCTTAGAAATCGCCGAGTACTGTAAAACTAAATTAAACGCTATAGGCATTAACGCATGGAGCAATGAAGGGGCCATAACAGTTGTAATGCCTAAAACTTCTGATGTCATTAAAAACAAATGGCAATTAGCTACTGAAGGAGATGTTACGCATCTTATCTGTATGCCAAACGTTTCCAAACAACAAATTAATGCCTTTATTGAAGATTTGATAAAAGAAAAAGAAGCTCAAATTGCTTTAGTTTAA
- the katG gene encoding catalase/peroxidase HPI — protein sequence MEGNSNSSGGKCPFMHGSNTETKDSVVEWWPNSLNLDILSQHDTKVNPLGEDFNYQEALKTLDVEALKKDVTDLMTDSQEWWPADWGHYGGLMIRMAWHAAGSYRVADGRGGGGTGNQRFAPLNSWPDNVSLDKARRLLWPIKKKYGNKVSWADLIILAGTIAYESMGLKTYGFAFGREDIWAPEKDVYWGAEKEWLAPSDGRYEDVSKPETMENPLAAVQMGLIYVNPEGVNGNPDPIKTGAQVRETFKRMAMNDEETVALTAGGHTVGKAHGNGDASILGADPESAPVEEQGFGWSNPTRTGVGRDTVTSGIEGAWTTHPTKWDNGYFEMLFNHEWELRKSPAGAHQWEPVSIAEADMPVDVEDLKTKYNPMMTDADMAMRMDPIYKEISLKFKDDFDAFSDAFARAWFKLTHRDMGPKDRWFGPDVPTEDLIWQDPVPKGKSDYNVDAVKSKIAASGLTISELVSTAWDSARTFRGSDFRGGANGARIRLAPQKDWAGNEPEKLAKVLSVLEPIAAEFGISVADTIVLAGNVGVEKAIKNAGLSITVPFAPGRGDATQEMTDVDSFAPLEPLADGFRNWQKKDYVVSPEEMLLDRAQLMGLTAPEMTVLVGGMRAMGTNYGGTKHGVFTNNVGALTNDFFVNLTDMAYKWKPISNGVYEIVDRKSGAVKWTATRIDLVFGSNSILRSYSEVYAQDDSKEKFVKDFVNAWVKVMNADRFDLA from the coding sequence ATGGAAGGAAATTCAAATTCATCCGGCGGAAAATGTCCGTTTATGCATGGTTCCAATACGGAAACTAAAGATTCTGTAGTAGAGTGGTGGCCTAACTCGTTAAACTTAGACATTTTAAGTCAGCATGACACAAAAGTTAACCCCTTAGGAGAAGATTTTAATTATCAGGAAGCTTTAAAAACGTTAGATGTTGAAGCTTTAAAGAAAGATGTAACCGATTTAATGACCGATTCGCAAGAGTGGTGGCCTGCCGATTGGGGGCACTATGGAGGATTAATGATTCGTATGGCCTGGCATGCTGCCGGATCGTATAGAGTAGCCGATGGTCGAGGTGGAGGAGGAACCGGAAATCAGCGTTTTGCTCCGCTTAATTCCTGGCCAGATAACGTGAGTTTAGATAAAGCCAGACGTTTGCTATGGCCAATAAAGAAAAAATATGGTAATAAAGTTAGTTGGGCCGATTTAATTATTCTGGCTGGGACTATTGCTTACGAAAGCATGGGGTTAAAAACTTACGGATTCGCGTTTGGGCGTGAAGATATCTGGGCTCCTGAAAAAGACGTATACTGGGGTGCTGAAAAAGAATGGTTAGCACCAAGTGACGGTCGTTATGAAGATGTTTCTAAACCAGAAACTATGGAAAATCCATTAGCAGCCGTACAAATGGGATTAATTTATGTAAATCCTGAAGGGGTGAACGGAAATCCAGATCCTATTAAAACAGGTGCACAGGTTCGTGAAACCTTTAAGCGTATGGCGATGAATGATGAGGAAACCGTTGCCTTAACGGCTGGTGGACATACAGTAGGTAAAGCACATGGTAACGGCGATGCCAGTATTTTAGGAGCAGATCCTGAATCTGCACCAGTTGAAGAACAAGGTTTCGGATGGTCTAATCCAACACGCACAGGAGTTGGTAGAGATACGGTAACCAGTGGGATTGAAGGAGCATGGACGACACATCCAACAAAATGGGATAATGGCTATTTTGAGATGTTATTTAACCATGAGTGGGAACTGCGTAAAAGTCCTGCAGGGGCGCACCAGTGGGAGCCTGTAAGCATTGCCGAAGCAGATATGCCCGTAGATGTTGAAGATTTAAAAACAAAATACAATCCAATGATGACTGATGCCGATATGGCGATGCGCATGGATCCTATTTATAAAGAAATTTCATTGAAATTTAAAGATGATTTTGATGCCTTTTCTGATGCTTTCGCAAGAGCGTGGTTTAAGTTAACACATCGCGATATGGGACCTAAAGATCGTTGGTTTGGACCAGATGTACCAACCGAAGATTTAATCTGGCAAGACCCTGTGCCAAAAGGAAAATCAGATTATAATGTTGATGCCGTTAAGTCTAAAATTGCTGCTTCTGGTTTAACTATTTCAGAATTAGTGTCCACTGCTTGGGATAGTGCCAGAACATTTAGAGGTTCAGATTTTAGAGGCGGTGCTAACGGAGCACGTATTCGTTTAGCACCACAAAAGGATTGGGCAGGTAATGAGCCGGAGAAATTAGCAAAAGTACTTTCTGTTTTAGAACCTATCGCTGCTGAATTTGGTATCAGCGTTGCAGATACTATTGTTCTTGCAGGTAATGTGGGTGTTGAAAAAGCGATTAAAAATGCAGGTTTGAGTATAACCGTGCCTTTTGCTCCGGGTCGTGGAGATGCAACTCAAGAGATGACCGATGTAGATTCGTTCGCACCGCTTGAACCTTTAGCTGATGGATTCAGAAACTGGCAGAAAAAAGATTATGTGGTTAGTCCGGAAGAAATGTTATTGGATCGTGCTCAATTGATGGGATTAACTGCTCCTGAAATGACAGTGTTAGTTGGAGGTATGCGTGCTATGGGAACTAATTACGGAGGAACAAAACACGGTGTATTTACTAATAATGTAGGTGCTTTAACTAACGATTTCTTTGTAAACCTAACCGATATGGCTTACAAATGGAAACCAATTAGTAACGGTGTTTACGAGATTGTAGATCGTAAGTCGGGCGCTGTAAAATGGACAGCTACTCGTATAGACTTGGTGTTTGGTTCGAATTCTATTTTGCGTTCTTATTCCGAAGTATATGCACAAGACGATAGCAAAGAAAAGTTTGTAAAGGACTTTGTTAATGCCTGGGTAAAAGTGATGAATGCTGATCGTTTTGATTTAGCTTAA
- a CDS encoding SRPBCC family protein, producing the protein MATNKVTLHRVVKSTAEKVFRAFTEPNALSSWSPPYGFLCTVHEFEANVGGKYKMSFTNFTTGNSHSFGGEFLELEPNSFIKHTDGFDDPNLPGVMITSVKINEVSCGVELTITQENIPEVIPVELCYLGWQESLDKLTKLVEPNIPD; encoded by the coding sequence ATGGCAACAAACAAAGTCACATTACACCGTGTTGTTAAAAGTACAGCTGAAAAAGTTTTTCGAGCCTTTACCGAACCCAACGCTTTATCTTCATGGAGTCCACCCTATGGTTTTTTGTGTACTGTTCATGAGTTTGAAGCTAACGTTGGAGGTAAATACAAAATGTCGTTTACCAACTTTACAACAGGTAACAGTCATTCGTTTGGTGGTGAATTTTTAGAGTTAGAACCTAATTCTTTCATTAAACATACCGATGGTTTTGACGACCCCAACCTTCCCGGCGTTATGATTACCAGCGTAAAGATTAACGAAGTTTCCTGTGGTGTAGAACTCACCATAACTCAGGAAAATATTCCAGAAGTTATTCCTGTTGAATTATGTTATCTGGGTTGGCAGGAATCTTTAGATAAACTCACGAAACTGGTAGAACCCAATATTCCTGATTAA
- a CDS encoding TQO small subunit DoxD encodes MNTFKIKNDAGLMALALRLVIGWTYFSAFWRRTILTDKLEPDTANYIGEKFNHFLPNALGIKPLIQYMVENPDVLWWNMVLFTIIEGIVGLFIMIGLFTRLSSIGVFGLAMGILLGSGWIGTTCLDEWQIGVLGIATGFILFLTGSGKYSLDHYFITNQFAFTKRKWFSWLGSGILPIKEAVFPKVVLTCSLLILGITLMTNQVFHGGLWGTLHNKSIRPKLEITNVMIKNNTLSFDVYRTEGVDVYGSWTIAIELFNEANQRVLSYNQEDLTHLTNENISNYYITKIKPGKHSLVIPLGGKANLIFKNDALTKLPIGNYTLKITDISGLYWEHNIVKR; translated from the coding sequence ATGAATACTTTTAAAATAAAAAACGATGCCGGTTTAATGGCGCTTGCACTTCGATTGGTTATTGGTTGGACTTATTTTTCAGCCTTTTGGAGGCGCACCATTTTAACCGATAAATTAGAACCGGACACAGCTAATTATATTGGTGAAAAATTCAATCACTTTTTACCGAATGCTCTGGGCATAAAACCATTAATTCAATACATGGTTGAAAACCCAGATGTGCTTTGGTGGAATATGGTTTTATTTACCATTATTGAAGGCATTGTTGGTCTGTTTATTATGATTGGATTATTTACCCGCCTGTCAAGTATTGGCGTTTTTGGTTTAGCTATGGGCATTTTATTAGGTTCTGGCTGGATTGGCACCACCTGCCTCGACGAATGGCAAATAGGCGTTCTTGGTATTGCTACCGGATTTATATTATTCCTAACCGGAAGTGGTAAATATTCTTTAGATCATTATTTTATAACAAACCAATTTGCTTTCACCAAAAGGAAATGGTTTAGTTGGTTAGGTTCTGGTATTTTACCTATTAAAGAAGCTGTATTTCCAAAAGTTGTACTTACCTGTTCCCTACTTATTTTAGGAATTACACTCATGACCAATCAGGTTTTTCATGGCGGTTTATGGGGAACGCTGCATAACAAATCTATAAGACCAAAACTTGAAATTACCAACGTAATGATTAAAAACAACACATTGTCTTTTGATGTTTACCGAACCGAGGGTGTCGATGTTTACGGATCATGGACCATTGCTATCGAGCTATTCAACGAAGCCAATCAACGTGTTTTGAGTTATAATCAGGAAGATTTGACTCATTTAACCAATGAAAACATTTCGAATTATTACATCACTAAAATCAAGCCTGGTAAGCATAGTTTAGTTATTCCGCTTGGCGGAAAAGCAAACTTAATATTTAAAAATGATGCTTTAACAAAACTTCCTATAGGCAATTACACCTTGAAAATAACCGATATTAGCGGATTATACTGGGAGCACAATATTGTTAAACGTTAA
- the tpx gene encoding thiol peroxidase — translation MATVTLKGNAIHTSGELPKIGTKAPDFKLTNTDLATVSLGDFAGSKVVLNIFPSIDTGTCAASVRAFNKEASELENTKVLCISHDLPFAMARFCGAEGLDNVVNLSDYKDGSFGKAYGLDFTDGPLETLHSRCVIVLDETGTVLYNEQVSEIVDEPNYKAALEALV, via the coding sequence ATGGCAACAGTAACATTAAAAGGAAATGCAATACACACTTCTGGAGAACTTCCAAAAATTGGCACAAAAGCTCCGGATTTTAAATTAACAAATACAGATTTAGCTACCGTTAGCTTAGGTGATTTTGCAGGAAGTAAAGTCGTTTTAAATATATTTCCAAGTATAGATACAGGAACCTGTGCTGCTTCAGTTAGAGCCTTTAATAAAGAAGCAAGCGAATTAGAAAACACTAAAGTACTTTGTATTTCTCATGATTTACCTTTTGCTATGGCACGTTTTTGTGGAGCTGAAGGCTTAGATAATGTTGTAAATTTATCAGATTATAAAGACGGAAGTTTTGGTAAAGCTTATGGTCTAGATTTTACCGATGGCCCTTTAGAAACCTTACATTCTAGATGTGTTATTGTTCTTGACGAAACAGGAACCGTGCTTTACAACGAACAAGTATCAGAAATTGTTGACGAGCCAAATTACAAAGCTGCTTTAGAAGCTTTGGTTTAA